In Agromyces sp. Leaf222, the genomic window CCCGCCCGCCGAGGTCACCTCCCTGCTGCGCGAGCTCGGCATCGCCGAGATCACGGTGCGGCACTCGATCCAGGACCTGCACGAGACGCTCGCGAGTCGACTCGCGCCCGACGAGATGCCGCAGGCCCTGGCCCTGGCGATCCAGGCGTCGACGAGAGGCGGCGGACACCTGATCCCCCAGCTCGACGTCACGCACGCCAACGCGGGCACCTCGCGCGCGATCGTCGACCTGCTCGCGCGCATCTGGACCGATCCGGCGCTCGCGAGCGAGCGGGAGCCGCTTCGACGATTGCTCGGGATGAACCTCATGCGGCACCGCCTCGCACCCGACCTCGAGTCCGACGACGCCGAATGGTTCTCGAAGACCGGCACGTTCCTGCACCTGCGGCACGAGGTCGGCGTGCTCGAGCACGCCGACGGCGGGGTGTTCGCGATCGCGGTGCTGAGCGAGTCGTCGGTGCCGGCCCGCCGCCAGCCGGGCGCCGAACAGGCGCTGGGCTTCGCTGCACGGCTGCTGCACGACCAGGTGCGGGCCACGCGAACGGCACGATGAGCGGATGTCTCGGGGCCGCGCGGCATCCGAGCTGCGACGCGCTGCGGCGCTACTCCGAGGCGGTCGGCGTGTCGATCGCGCCGCCGAACCGGCGGTTGCGCGACGCGTAGAGCTCGATGGCCTGCCACAGGTCGGTGCGCGAGAAGTTGGGCCAGAGCCGGTCGAGGAACACCATCTCGGCGTACGCCGACTGCCAGAGCAGGAAGTTCGAGGTGCGCTGCTCGCCCGAGCTGCGCACGAACAGGTCGACGTCGGGCATCTCGGGAACGTAGAGGCGCTTCGAGATCAGCCGCTCCGACACCGCCGAGGGCTTCAGTCGGCCCGCCGCCACGTCGTCGGCGATCGAGCGCACGGCGTCGGTGATCTCGTTGCGCCCGCCGTAGTTGACGCACATCGTGAGCGTCAACGTGTCGTTGCCCGCGGTCATGCGCTCGGCGAACTGCAGCTCGTTGATGACCGACGCCCACAGGCGGGGCTTGCGGCCGGCCCAGCGGATGCGCACGCCCCACTCGTTGAGCTGGTCGCGACGGCGGTGCAGCACGTCGCGGTTGTATCCCATGAGGAAGCGCACCTCTTCTGGGCTGCGCTTCCAGTTCTCGGTCGAGAACGCGTAGACCGAGAGGTGCTTGACCCCGGCCTGGATCGCACCGGCGACCACGTCGAGCAGCGCCGCCTCGCCGGCCTTGTGACCCTCGATGCGGGTGAGGCCGCGTCGGTTCGCCCAGCGGCCGTTGCCGTCCATGACGATCGCGACGTGGTTCGGCACGGCGCCCTTCGGGAACGCGGGCGGGTGCACGCCGGTCCAGTCGAGGGGCCGGTAGGGCACGGCGTCGCGGTGGGTGTAGGGCTTGGGGGTCACGGTGCGGTGGGTTCCCTCGAGACGTGCGGCAGCGAGCGGAGGCCCCGCTCGAGGTGCCACTGGGTGTAGGCGGCGACGATGCCGCTGGCCTGGTTGCGGTCGCCCGTCGCGGAGGCGTCGACGAACGCCCAGTCGCCCGCGAGGAGCGCTCCGAGCAGCGCGACGGTCGAACGTGCGATGCGCGGCGTGCCGGGCGGCGCGCACTCCTCGTCGCAGACGACGCCGCCGAGCTGCACGACGACGGCCGTGTGCTCGCCAGGGCGACCGCAGCGCGAGCAGTCCTCGAAGCTCGGCGCCCAGCCGGCGAGGGCGAGCGCGCGCAGCAGGTAGGAGTCGAGGGTGAGCGTCGCACCGTGCTCGCCGCGGGCGAGCGATCGCAGGGCGCCGACGAGCAGCAGGTACTGCTGCAACGAGCCCTCGGACTCGGTGAGCTTGTCGGCCGCCTCGACCATCGCGCTCGCGGCCGTGTAGGCGGCGTAGTCGGCACTGATCTCGGCGCCGTAGGAGCCGAGCGACTCGGCCTGCGTCACGACGTCGAGCGTGCGGCCCTCGTAGAGCTGCAGGTCGGCGACCATGAACGGCTCGAGGCGGGCGCCGAACTTCGACCCCGTTCGCCGAACCCCCTTCGCGACCGCGCGGATCTTGCCGTGCCGTCTCGTGAGGAGCGTGACGATGCGGTCGGCCTCACCCAGCTTGTGGGTGCGCAGCACGACGGCTTCATCTCGGTAGACGGGCACCCTTCATTCTCCCACCCGCCGCGCACGGCACGGCGCACCGCGCGGATGGTCGGCACGCGGCATCCGCTCTGGTTCACTTGCCTCGTGGAAACCCAGCAGTTCTTCATCCCCCTGTGGCTCGATCTCACCGCCGTCGGCCTCGGCGGCGTCCAAGGCGCCCTGTTCGCATCGGGATTCCGCGGCCAGCGCCGGCTCGACCTGCTCGGCGTCGCCCTCGTCGGCATCGTGATGGGCTTCGGCGGCGGCGTGATCCGCGACCTGCTGCTCGACCAGCCGCTTCGAGCGCTGCAGAGCAACTGGTACCTCGTCGTCGCGGTCGCGGCAGCGCTCCTCGGCATGCTGCTCGCCGGACCCCTCGCCCGCCTCAACGGCGTCATCGTCGGCCTCGATGCCATCGTCATCGGCATGTTCGGCGCCTTCGGCACCTCGAAGGCCCTCGGCCTCGGACTGCCGATCCTCCCGGCCGTGGCCGTCGGGGTGGCCGCGGCGGTCGGCGGCGGCGTGCTCCGCGACATGCTCATGGGCCTGCCGATCTCGATCATGCACGTCGGGTCGCTCTACGCCGTCGCGGCGGGCGCCGGCTGCATCGTGCTCGTCGCGTTGCACCTGTTCGGCGTGCCGCTGCTCATCGGCGGAATCGTCTGCGTCGTGGTCACCGCCGTGATCCGGTGGCTCGCCGTGATCTTCGACGTCTCGCTGCCCGAGCAGCGCATGCTCTACCGGCGCAAGGTCGCCACCGAGACCGGCATGCTGCCGATCATCCGCGACGGCGCGTAGGGCGGCGGCCGGCGTCGGGTGCGCCCGCCTCGCGAACGGCCGATGAGACGACGGATGCCGCGTGCCGAGGTCGGCACGCGGCATCCGTCGTTCGACTCAGACGCCGACGGCCTCGAGTTCGTCGATCGCGACGTGCGAGCGGATCGCGCGGTTGACGGCCGAGACCACGGCCTTCAGCGACGCCGTGGAGATGTCGGCGTCGATGCCGACGCCCCAGAGCGTGCGGTCGCCGACCTGGCACTCGACGTACGCCGCAGCGACGGCGTCGCCGCCGGCCGACATGGCGTGCTCGCTGTAGTCGAGCACGCGCACCTCGACACCCTCGGCGCCGAGCACCGACAGGAACGCCGCGATGGGCCCGTTGCCGCTGCCCTCGGCGTCGACGCGCTCGTCGCCGTCGCGGAGGCCGACGCGCACGCGCACCTCGCCCGTGAGGTCGCTCTCGGTGCGCAGCGACAGCAGCTCGAAGCGCCCCCACTTGTCATCGGGCCGCTCGGCGGGTGCCGGCAGGTACTCGTCGGTGAAGACGCGCCAGATCTCGTCGCTCGAGACCTCGCCGCCCTCTTCGTCGGTCTTGGCCTGCACGACGCCCGAGAACTCGATCTGGAGGCGACGCGGCAGGTCGAGCGCGTGGTCGTTCTTCAGCAGGTAGGCGACGCCGCCCTTGCCCGACTGCGAGTTCACGCGGATGACCGCCTCGTAGCTGCGACCGAGGTCGCGCGGATCGACGGGCAGGTACGGCACGGCCCACTCGAGGTCGTCGACGGTCGCACCGCGGCGCTCGGCCTCGGCGGCCATGGCCTCGAAGCCCTTCTTGATCGCGTCCTGATGCGAACCCGAGAACGCGGTGTAGACGAGGTCGCCGGCCCACGGGTGCCGCTCGGGCACCGGCAGCTGGTTGCAGTACTCCACCGTGCGCTTGACCTCGTCGATGTCGGAGAAGTCGATCTGGGGGTC contains:
- a CDS encoding serine hydrolase, giving the protein MRPDRLVLRDAAQALDDAGLTASITVRDLGTGRELSIDPDAAYPLASVVKLPLALAVLRAAREGALDLAEPVQLDPAGRTPGLTGLCRFEHPSTVAVEDLLSLAICVSDDTAADALFERCPPAEVTSLLRELGIAEITVRHSIQDLHETLASRLAPDEMPQALALAIQASTRGGGHLIPQLDVTHANAGTSRAIVDLLARIWTDPALASEREPLRRLLGMNLMRHRLAPDLESDDAEWFSKTGTFLHLRHEVGVLEHADGGVFAIAVLSESSVPARRQPGAEQALGFAARLLHDQVRATRTAR
- a CDS encoding isoprenyl transferase; this translates as MTPKPYTHRDAVPYRPLDWTGVHPPAFPKGAVPNHVAIVMDGNGRWANRRGLTRIEGHKAGEAALLDVVAGAIQAGVKHLSVYAFSTENWKRSPEEVRFLMGYNRDVLHRRRDQLNEWGVRIRWAGRKPRLWASVINELQFAERMTAGNDTLTLTMCVNYGGRNEITDAVRSIADDVAAGRLKPSAVSERLISKRLYVPEMPDVDLFVRSSGEQRTSNFLLWQSAYAEMVFLDRLWPNFSRTDLWQAIELYASRNRRFGGAIDTPTASE
- the recO gene encoding DNA repair protein RecO; this encodes MPVYRDEAVVLRTHKLGEADRIVTLLTRRHGKIRAVAKGVRRTGSKFGARLEPFMVADLQLYEGRTLDVVTQAESLGSYGAEISADYAAYTAASAMVEAADKLTESEGSLQQYLLLVGALRSLARGEHGATLTLDSYLLRALALAGWAPSFEDCSRCGRPGEHTAVVVQLGGVVCDEECAPPGTPRIARSTVALLGALLAGDWAFVDASATGDRNQASGIVAAYTQWHLERGLRSLPHVSREPTAP
- a CDS encoding trimeric intracellular cation channel family protein gives rise to the protein METQQFFIPLWLDLTAVGLGGVQGALFASGFRGQRRLDLLGVALVGIVMGFGGGVIRDLLLDQPLRALQSNWYLVVAVAAALLGMLLAGPLARLNGVIVGLDAIVIGMFGAFGTSKALGLGLPILPAVAVGVAAAVGGGVLRDMLMGLPISIMHVGSLYAVAAGAGCIVLVALHLFGVPLLIGGIVCVVVTAVIRWLAVIFDVSLPEQRMLYRRKVATETGMLPIIRDGA